In Candidatus Baltobacteraceae bacterium, one genomic interval encodes:
- a CDS encoding glycosyltransferase family 9 protein, which produces MRILLSRTDRLGDLILSTPAIATVRASFPAAHITMVCSPYNRAVMERNSDVDEIADFDGETPEAFGRQYRGATDIAIALAPRAIDLRLTGATRARVRVGYTYVRRYAMRLTARLYVNRLMLSEADPDLSERDPHRHVRHEVDQLLDLVALAGATKRVATLRLDVTGEDRAAIGYLPDAPLVMHLGLRWFRDGSTLESTIALIRELGGFGIPLVVTYGPECEQFIERISAERVADVLLGGLPFFRWAAVFERARAVVTVDTGATHVASAMRRPTVVAFEHRYFRLNSQEWSPYGVPNVLVRKPADESDESLARFRAQIVDAVAHILHA; this is translated from the coding sequence ATGCGTATTCTGCTCTCGCGCACCGACCGGCTGGGCGATCTCATTTTGTCGACGCCGGCGATCGCGACGGTTCGCGCATCGTTCCCCGCCGCGCACATCACGATGGTTTGCAGTCCGTACAATCGCGCGGTGATGGAGCGCAACTCCGACGTCGACGAGATCGCCGATTTCGACGGCGAGACGCCCGAGGCGTTCGGACGGCAGTACCGCGGGGCCACCGATATTGCGATCGCGCTCGCGCCGCGCGCGATCGACTTGCGGCTAACCGGTGCCACGCGCGCCCGAGTGCGCGTCGGCTACACGTACGTACGGCGCTATGCGATGCGTTTGACCGCGCGGCTCTACGTTAACCGGCTGATGCTCTCGGAAGCGGACCCGGACTTAAGCGAGCGCGACCCGCACCGGCACGTGCGCCACGAGGTGGACCAATTGCTCGATCTGGTGGCCTTGGCCGGTGCCACAAAGCGCGTCGCGACCCTGCGCCTGGACGTAACGGGCGAAGACCGCGCCGCGATCGGCTACTTGCCCGACGCGCCCCTGGTCATGCATCTGGGGCTGCGATGGTTTCGCGACGGCAGCACGCTCGAATCGACGATCGCCCTGATTCGCGAACTCGGCGGATTTGGAATCCCGCTGGTCGTGACGTATGGGCCGGAGTGCGAGCAATTCATCGAACGCATCTCCGCCGAACGCGTGGCCGACGTGTTGCTGGGCGGCTTGCCCTTCTTCCGCTGGGCGGCGGTCTTCGAGCGGGCGCGGGCCGTCGTCACCGTCGATACCGGTGCGACTCACGTCGCAAGCGCGATGCGCAGGCCCACGGTCGTCGCCTTCGAACACCGCTACTTCCGGTTGAACTCGCAAGAATGGTCGCCGTACGGCGTTCCGAACGTGCTGGTTCGTAAGCCGGCCGATGAATCTGACGAATCGCTCGCACGTTTTCGCGCGCAGATCGTCGACGCCGTCGCCCACATATTGCATGCTTGA
- a CDS encoding glycosyltransferase, with amino-acid sequence MLELSVVIPTYNRLDTLRHVIPTLLAQTIAAEHFEVLVCDSLSSDGTAEYLAGVHAEHPNVRHLPGPYTGRADARNAGIRAAAGEVVLFNDADILTSPDLLERHLRHHRERRNIAVVGWEVQVKDLADYAYKRDHAEARGSLHPPSRKTLSWLYFLTGNASVRRDDLLRVGCFDENFTGYGHEDLELGYRLQHAGITILYEPYAVNYHCQDVPHDDQKEKMKLAGRSTVRFFRKHPNFDVRLNLGMTPVSLGLHGVLTRLPWLLGYFDRRADDSKFARDVVQQYYYLSGIKNALAEKDAPKVSHHDG; translated from the coding sequence ATGCTTGAACTTTCCGTCGTCATACCGACGTACAATCGTCTCGATACACTCCGGCACGTCATCCCGACGCTGCTCGCTCAAACTATTGCTGCCGAGCATTTCGAAGTGCTGGTCTGCGACTCACTTTCGAGCGACGGTACGGCGGAGTATCTTGCCGGAGTTCACGCCGAGCATCCCAACGTGCGCCATTTGCCCGGGCCCTATACGGGGCGCGCCGACGCGCGCAACGCCGGCATCCGTGCGGCCGCCGGGGAGGTCGTGCTCTTCAACGATGCCGACATTCTCACGTCGCCGGATTTGCTCGAGCGGCACCTGCGCCATCATCGCGAACGCCGCAATATCGCCGTCGTCGGTTGGGAAGTGCAGGTCAAAGACCTCGCCGACTACGCGTACAAGCGCGACCATGCGGAGGCGCGCGGCAGCCTGCATCCGCCTTCGCGCAAGACGCTGAGCTGGCTCTACTTTCTGACCGGCAACGCCTCGGTACGGCGCGACGACCTCTTGCGCGTGGGCTGCTTTGACGAGAATTTCACCGGCTACGGCCACGAAGATCTGGAGCTGGGCTACCGTTTGCAGCACGCCGGAATTACGATCCTCTACGAACCGTACGCGGTGAATTACCACTGTCAGGACGTTCCGCACGACGACCAAAAAGAAAAGATGAAACTCGCCGGCCGATCGACGGTTCGGTTCTTTCGCAAGCATCCCAACTTCGACGTGCGGCTCAATCTCGGCATGACGCCGGTCTCGCTCGGACTGCACGGCGTGCTCACGCGTCTGCCGTGGCTGCTCGGGTATTTCGATCGGCGCGCCGATGACTCGAAGTTCGCACGCGACGTCGTACAGCAGTACTACTATCTTTCCGGCATAAAAAACGCTCTAGCCGAGAAGGACGCCCCGAAGGTTTCACACCATGACGGATAG